The bacterium region GTACGCATACCAGGGGAGTACATATTTGAGCGTGTAAAAAAGTAAAAAACTACCTCCCATGCTGTCATTGCGGGTTTGCGAAGTGGGGAAATGGGGTCAGGAAATGCGGAAATGGGGTCAAGTCCAATTTCTCCATCCAGGCATTCATTGTCACATTGTCTGTTGGTTAGATTTTTAGAAGATAGTCAGTAATCATTTTCCGTGCAGGAGGATTAAAACCACTATATGCTTCGCCGGCGATGTAGTCCTGAATTGAAACCCATTTCCATTCGGAAAATTTTTCTGGCTCCATGAGTTTTGCGTCCTGCTTCGTTGTGCAATAAAACATAAGAACTACATCACCCTCTTTTGCGCCAGGCACTTCGCCAATAAAATCCAAAATATTCAAATCTGTGATATCAACTTCTTCAGCAACCTCTCGTCGGAGAGTTTGTTCAACTGTCTCTCCGATATCAGAGCGACCACCTGGAATTGTCCATACTGATATTTTCTTCCACTTATCTGGCGTATAATGACGATGACCAGTTAGAACTTTGCCGTCTTTCACAACGACTGCAATTGGACATGTTATTCCGTCTCCTTGTTTGATAAGTTGATTTTGCATAATCATTTCTTTAGTAGATCATCCACTGAAACCTCAAGGGCTTTCGCAATCTTTTGTCGCAGAATAAAGGAGAATAAAGGGGTCAAGTCCATTTTCCACTCGATCACTTCGTGTTCCTTATAGCCATCATCGCGTCATCGTCAAAGAAATGGACTTGACCCCTTTACTTATGTTTACTATGTATAGCAATTTATAGAGAACGTAGATAGACGGTCAGATCACTTTTTTGAGCGTGTCCCAAGTAGATTTTGGATAATAACCTGCGCCTGTTTGAGTCTGAGATTAACCAAAACCGAAGAAACTTCTCCGACATCTTGATATAGGTTATTAGCGACATCCTTCAGGCTCAGGTTTGGGTTATACTTAAATTTCTTTTGAAACTTTCGTATGATGGCCGCACGCTTTTTATAAAACTGTTCTCCACTCTTTTTCTTAATAAACACTCTCCAGTCTCCGAAATGTTTTTCCTTGTTGCACCGCTGACAGCAAGGAACGATATTGCCCCAAGCATGGAGGCCAAGTGCAGTTTTGTTTATTGGTACAAGATGATCGTTAGTTACGTTATCTTCAGTTAGTGCGACACCACAATAACAGCACGAGTTAGAGAACAGTGCTAAAACTTCCTTCCACTCTGTGCTTTTCGTATTGAATTTTTTGAAACCCCGAGCTTCATCATAAAATGATCCGGCTTCTTGCAAGAGCATCCGTATTGCTGAATTAGATATGTCGGATTTTGATTTTGTGCCCATATGGTAATTATGACGCTTTCTGGTCTTCCACGATAATGCGCTGACTAGTCCGGCAGGATTCAAATTTGTTTAGAGAATAAAGGGGTCAAGTCCATTTTCCACTCGATCACTTCGTGTTCCCTATAGCCATCATCGCGTCATCGTCAAAGAAATGGACTTGACCCCTTTATCTGACCCTTTACTTATGACCCCTTTACTTAAAGAAATGGACTTGACCCCTTTACCCTACTGTCCGCCCGCCTCGTCGCGGGATCGATCGGGGCTGGGCGGACGAATCGAGGTTGAGATTCTCTGCCAACGGAGCTATCCTTTAGATGTGTAGGGAACTTAGGCCCCACGTTAACTTCCGTACCCATCTTAGCACCACGAGGCAGAATGCGGAACGAGATCGAAATACGATTCCTTGTTTATGGGCGATCTACCGAATGCGCTCGAAAAGTATGGCTTAGAGTCATCCGAGAAGGAGATCGTTGAAGGTCTCCGGAGTGGAATCTATGCGAACGGCTTGAATCCGATGACAGAAGCGCCGATTTTCCAGAACTATTTGATCAGTCTCCTGAACTTGAAATCGAACGGAACATTGTCCACCTCCTTGCAGTGTTTGAAGGATGCGGTCGAAAAATTTTCTGCCTCGAGCACTGAATCAGCCCGGGCACTCAATCATTGGACGGAAGTCTTGGCGCGAGCAACGAGAGGTCTTGTTGTCGCTACGATCGGTCTTGGAATCGTGGCAC contains the following coding sequences:
- a CDS encoding NUDIX hydrolase; its protein translation is MQNQLIKQGDGITCPIAVVVKDGKVLTGHRHYTPDKWKKISVWTIPGGRSDIGETVEQTLRREVAEEVDITDLNILDFIGEVPGAKEGDVVLMFYCTTKQDAKLMEPEKFSEWKWVSIQDYIAGEAYSGFNPPARKMITDYLLKI
- a CDS encoding HNH endonuclease signature motif containing protein; the protein is MGTKSKSDISNSAIRMLLQEAGSFYDEARGFKKFNTKSTEWKEVLALFSNSCCYCGVALTEDNVTNDHLVPINKTALGLHAWGNIVPCCQRCNKEKHFGDWRVFIKKKSGEQFYKKRAAIIRKFQKKFKYNPNLSLKDVANNLYQDVGEVSSVLVNLRLKQAQVIIQNLLGTRSKK